From one Carassius auratus strain Wakin unplaced genomic scaffold, ASM336829v1 scaf_tig00214261, whole genome shotgun sequence genomic stretch:
- the LOC113091715 gene encoding fibroin heavy chain-like encodes MTARMYFSLIAVFFCLFGYFSIARAIQRRTTVKPGQCPIPEMIPLCADSCFNDGQCPATQKCCPTTGGFACSEPRGQGRGQATCHGNGSGQGSGYGQGSGAGAGQGSGAGTGQGSGAGAGQGSGYGQGAGAGQGSGAGAGQGSGYGQGAGAGQGSGAGAGQGSGAGAGQGSGAGAGQGSGAGAGQGRGYGQGAGAGQGSGAGAGQGSGAGAGQGSGYGQGAGAGQGSGAGAGQGSGYGQGAGAGQGSGAGAGQGSGAGAGQGSGAGAGQGSGAGAGQGSGAGAG; translated from the exons ATGACAGCTCGAATGTATTTCTCGTTGAttgctgtttttttctgtctgtttggatACTTCAGCATAGCTCGCGCTATTCAAAGACGAACCACAG TGAAGCCAGGTCAATGTCCCATACCGGAGATGATCCCACTCTGTGCTGATAGCTGTTTcaatgatggccagtgtcctgccacacagaaatgttgcccaaccaccggtggctttgcatgcagtgaaccGCGTGGCCAGGGAAGAGGTCAGGCAACTTGCCATGGAAACGGttctggccagggaagcggctatg gacagggaagcggcgctggagcaggacagggaagcggcgctggaacaggacagggaagcggcgctggagcaggacagggaagcggctatggccagggcgctggagcaggacagggaagcggcgctggagcaggacagggaagcggctatggccagggcgctggagcaggacagggaagcggcgctggagcaggacagggaagcggcgctggagcaggacagggaagcggcgctggagcaggacagggaagcggcgctggtgCAGGACAGGGAAgaggctatggccagggcgctggagcaggacagggaagcggcgctggagcaggacagggaagcggcgctggagcaggacagggaagcggctatggccagggcgctggagcaggacagggaagcggcgctggagcaggacagggaagcggctatggccagggcgctggagcaggacagggaagcggcgctggagcaggacagggaagcggcgctggagcaggacagggaagcggcgctggagcaggacagggaagcggcgctggagcaggacagggaagcggcgctggagcagga